A stretch of the Clostridium botulinum genome encodes the following:
- a CDS encoding beta strand repeat-containing protein, with translation MALYNVFQTNALGAMTFTGNTMGLSKATDSAQAGTANAIGAYITTNTASNTTSYPNGTTLTISDNSSQAVLNLPKNGTVQTAYLIWGGSSIVRYGQSGEEDNQSLVGNSINFQYPTSAPTTTPVTYQTQAVSPGGKQRYPTTGASASNPNLFYTNWADVTSYVKYSGTYTVSGVVGTTAQLDNSLNCCGWLLAVLYKNSFLPARHFSLSIGVDFVNVGTPIDISKTNFTTPIYNSPKGRLLLAALNGDATITGDQVLLGPNTTNLTPLSGPQNLVNNFFGSQINDDTGNTDTSGTFGNRNQDIHTATNMIAGRQGIDITNVDGSPGLSNNQTSVNVRFNTTNDTYFISAVGTQIDISSPVFDTSTITADKKYVKVGDIVHFTIKVINTGDVLAQYVTLKDILPPEFSFVTNSLKIDGIPYPQDVTQVVPLKELNHNQSTTLDFSATVDAPVTGGGYTFINRANLNYSFKIPGGDLVKDFQINPNIMYIESIALIPLFSKEAITSNSIGKVAAIGNTIDYTIDIVNINSSSHNSNTMINTILKDTLPSGLTYKTGSLSIDNVPSSDNLSSINVGTIPYNTLKSIKFTAEVTGPPNSDSKYVNSADINYEFTLNDGTILSNSMSSNNDIYSDSIVIIPNVSKTSTSSNANHNIAAIGDTIDYTITVTNPSTSSTIQNVILNDTLPTGLTYKIGSLSINNVPSSDSLTSINVGNIDANSTTTVKFTANVTATPSSDLKYVNSTVVNYEFLAPDGTALSNNVTANNTIYSDSVLITPIISKTAISSNTSPTLATIGDTIDYTITINNTNASFSIENAILNDTLPTGLTYKTGSLTVNSISSSDNLSSINLGNIPPSSTTIIKFTVDVTSAPATDSKYINTAMLNYSFLTPDGTSLNNSVSANNTIYSNIIIPNITKTAISSNNISNVVTIGDTINYTITIVNTDTSVTIQDAVLNDTLPSGLNYKTGSLSINSTSSSDNLSSINLGNISPNSTTTIKFTANVIGNPASDSKYVNLATLNYEFLAPDGTTLHNNVSTNNTIYSNSIVITPIISKTAISSNSASNTATIGDTIDYTISINNTSTTNTIQNVILDDLLPTGLTYKAGSLLVNDISSSDNLSSVNLGNISPTSTTTVKFTVNVTGNPTNNSKYINSATVNYSFLTPDNTTINNKVSTINTVYSTSVVITPNITKTAVSSNLIANIVDVGDTIEYSIIVSNSSKTNSILNSILNDSLPNGLTYKAGSLSINGISSSDNLSSIKLGNINPNTNITIKFSVDVTGNPINNKYINSATLNYEFLTPDGNTLNNTISANNTLYSSSVVIKPTITKVDTSSNAIPHVVSIDDTVTYNITIHNPSTTKPITNVNLTDTLPTGLTFKTGSVIVNSTPNAFANPTTGISIPSIAANSDATVSFVADVTAAPSGGALKYVNTATAQYSFESPDSTTLTSSVTANNTIYPESIVITPNVIKTANTNVASVSDVITYTITAENTSNSTPITNVTLTDILPSGLSFNAGSLKINNTPNSGSPVTGVSIGNINPNATTTIEFSATINTKPVNGTSYVNTANIAYQFNSPAGNISNTVTSTNTIYSGDIVPNPEVIKSSNPKFADVGDVITYTITVRNSSPLLNISNANIKDTLPSGLSYNPDSLIVNGVPNSGSIISGITINNLNSNATATVNYTATVTDPPSGNLPYTNSINVDYNYVFPDGSNFRDNVTSTNNLYPNNILVKPTLSLSVDKNNVSTGDTINFTVLVSNNNSTTIENPILTDILPNGLEYIQGTLKIDGAYSSDSLRTGVTLPNMPQNSSHTITFSVNVNTPPNTGMEYTNYVTLNYNFQSSMGNLTNTINSNTVNIINNDVGVKPITFKNYVYRTNKNTSIKETLTAANINNSPMLFTMIDAPINGFAAINEYGTFRYTPKVNFVGTDRFIVSATNDLGGSTNITVIILVEEFPQSLNYAINCKK, from the coding sequence ATGGCATTATATAATGTATTTCAAACTAATGCTCTTGGAGCTATGACTTTTACGGGAAATACTATGGGATTGAGTAAAGCTACTGATAGTGCTCAAGCTGGAACTGCTAATGCTATAGGTGCATATATAACTACTAACACAGCTAGTAATACTACAAGTTATCCAAATGGTACTACTTTAACTATAAGTGACAATTCATCCCAAGCAGTATTGAATCTCCCTAAAAATGGCACCGTTCAAACTGCATATTTAATTTGGGGGGGTAGTTCTATTGTAAGATATGGCCAGTCAGGAGAAGAAGATAATCAATCACTCGTAGGCAATTCTATTAATTTTCAATATCCAACAAGTGCTCCTACCACTACTCCCGTTACGTATCAAACACAAGCAGTATCCCCAGGTGGTAAACAAAGATATCCTACAACAGGAGCTAGTGCTAGTAATCCTAATTTATTTTATACTAATTGGGCAGATGTTACTTCATATGTAAAATATTCTGGAACATATACAGTATCAGGTGTTGTAGGTACCACGGCTCAATTAGATAACTCTCTTAATTGCTGTGGATGGTTACTAGCTGTCCTATATAAAAATTCATTTTTACCTGCAAGACATTTTTCTCTATCGATAGGTGTAGATTTTGTTAATGTTGGAACGCCTATTGATATTAGTAAAACAAATTTTACTACTCCAATATATAATTCTCCAAAAGGTCGACTTTTACTTGCAGCTTTAAATGGAGATGCTACAATTACAGGTGACCAAGTTTTATTGGGACCTAACACAACGAACTTAACTCCTTTATCTGGTCCTCAAAATTTAGTTAATAATTTTTTTGGTTCTCAAATTAATGATGATACTGGAAATACAGATACATCTGGTACTTTTGGGAATAGAAATCAAGATATTCATACTGCAACTAATATGATAGCAGGTCGTCAAGGAATTGATATTACAAATGTAGATGGATCTCCTGGTCTTTCCAATAATCAAACCTCAGTCAATGTAAGATTTAATACTACAAATGACACATACTTTATTAGTGCTGTTGGCACTCAAATAGATATAAGTTCACCTGTATTTGATACTTCAACTATTACTGCAGATAAAAAATATGTAAAAGTAGGTGATATTGTTCATTTTACTATAAAGGTCATAAATACCGGTGATGTTTTAGCTCAATATGTCACTTTAAAAGATATATTACCTCCTGAATTTTCTTTTGTTACAAATTCTTTAAAAATCGATGGTATACCGTACCCACAGGATGTTACACAAGTTGTTCCTTTAAAGGAGCTCAATCACAATCAATCTACTACATTAGATTTTTCCGCTACTGTGGATGCCCCAGTTACGGGTGGTGGATATACTTTTATAAATCGTGCTAATTTAAATTATTCATTTAAAATTCCTGGTGGAGACTTAGTTAAAGATTTTCAAATTAACCCTAATATTATGTATATTGAATCTATAGCTTTAATACCTCTTTTTTCTAAAGAAGCTATAACCAGTAATTCCATTGGAAAAGTAGCCGCTATTGGAAATACTATTGATTATACTATTGATATAGTCAATATCAATTCGTCTAGTCATAATTCTAATACTATGATTAACACTATTTTAAAAGATACTCTTCCCTCAGGTTTAACTTATAAAACTGGCTCCTTATCTATTGATAATGTTCCCTCATCTGATAATTTATCTTCTATAAACGTAGGCACTATACCTTATAATACTCTTAAGTCCATTAAATTTACTGCTGAAGTTACTGGCCCCCCTAACAGCGATTCTAAATATGTTAATTCTGCTGATATCAACTATGAATTTACACTTAATGATGGCACTATTTTAAGTAATTCTATGTCAAGTAACAACGATATTTACTCTGACTCCATTGTAATCATTCCTAATGTATCAAAAACATCTACATCTAGTAATGCTAACCACAATATCGCTGCTATTGGAGATACCATTGATTATACTATTACTGTTACTAATCCTAGTACATCTTCTACTATACAAAATGTTATTTTAAATGATACTCTTCCTACTGGACTTACTTATAAAATTGGTTCTTTATCCATCAATAATGTTCCTTCATCCGATAGTTTAACATCTATAAATGTAGGTAATATTGATGCTAATAGCACAACTACTGTTAAGTTTACTGCCAATGTTACCGCCACTCCTAGTAGTGACCTTAAGTATGTCAATTCTACTGTGGTTAATTATGAATTTTTAGCTCCTGATGGTACTGCATTAAGTAATAATGTAACAGCAAATAATACTATATACTCTGATTCTGTTCTTATAACTCCTATTATTAGTAAAACTGCTATATCTAGTAATACCTCTCCGACTCTAGCCACTATTGGGGATACCATTGATTACACTATTACTATTAATAATACTAACGCTTCTTTTTCAATTGAAAATGCTATTTTAAATGATACTCTTCCAACGGGACTCACTTATAAAACTGGCTCGTTAACTGTCAATAGCATTTCTTCATCTGATAATTTATCTTCTATAAATTTAGGTAATATACCTCCTAGTTCTACGACTATTATTAAATTTACTGTTGATGTTACTAGTGCTCCTGCTACCGATTCTAAATATATTAATACCGCTATGCTTAATTATTCATTTTTAACTCCTGATGGTACTTCTTTAAATAATAGTGTATCAGCTAATAATACTATATATTCAAATATTATTATCCCTAATATTACTAAGACCGCTATATCTAGCAATAATATTTCTAACGTGGTAACTATTGGTGATACTATAAATTACACAATCACTATTGTTAATACTGATACTTCTGTTACTATTCAAGATGCTGTGTTAAATGATACTTTACCTTCGGGGCTCAATTATAAAACTGGTTCTCTATCCATTAATAGTACTTCTTCATCTGATAATTTATCTTCTATAAATTTAGGTAATATCAGTCCTAATTCTACTACTACAATTAAATTTACTGCTAATGTTATTGGTAATCCTGCTAGCGATTCTAAGTATGTTAATTTAGCCACTCTTAATTATGAATTCTTGGCTCCTGACGGTACTACTTTGCATAATAATGTATCAACTAATAATACTATTTACTCTAATTCCATTGTTATTACTCCTATTATTAGTAAAACTGCTATATCTAGTAACTCAGCTTCTAATACCGCTACTATTGGTGATACTATTGATTACACTATTTCTATTAATAATACTAGTACAACTAATACTATTCAAAATGTTATTTTAGATGATTTGCTTCCTACCGGACTTACTTATAAAGCCGGTTCATTATTAGTTAATGATATTTCTTCGTCTGATAATTTATCTTCTGTAAATTTAGGTAATATTAGTCCTACTTCAACTACTACAGTTAAGTTTACCGTTAATGTTACCGGAAACCCTACTAATAATTCTAAATACATTAACTCTGCTACAGTTAATTATAGCTTTTTAACTCCTGACAATACTACTATAAATAATAAAGTATCAACGATTAACACGGTATATTCTACTTCTGTCGTTATTACTCCTAATATAACTAAAACTGCTGTATCCAGTAATTTAATTGCTAATATTGTTGATGTTGGTGATACTATAGAATATTCTATTATTGTTTCTAATTCAAGTAAAACTAATTCCATTCTAAATTCCATTTTAAATGATTCGCTTCCTAACGGGCTTACTTATAAAGCTGGCTCATTATCTATTAATGGTATTTCGTCATCTGATAATTTATCTTCTATAAAATTAGGCAACATTAATCCTAATACCAATATTACAATTAAATTTTCTGTTGATGTTACTGGTAATCCTATCAATAACAAATATATTAATTCTGCTACCCTTAATTATGAATTTTTAACTCCTGATGGCAATACTCTAAATAATACTATATCTGCTAATAACACATTATACTCTAGTTCTGTTGTCATTAAACCTACTATCACTAAAGTTGATACTTCAAGCAATGCTATTCCTCATGTTGTTTCTATAGATGATACTGTAACTTATAATATTACCATTCATAATCCTAGTACTACTAAGCCTATTACTAATGTTAATTTAACTGATACTCTTCCTACTGGTTTAACCTTTAAAACTGGCTCTGTAATTGTTAATAGTACTCCTAACGCCTTCGCTAACCCTACTACTGGTATTTCTATTCCTTCTATTGCTGCTAATAGTGATGCTACTGTTTCTTTTGTTGCTGATGTTACTGCTGCTCCTTCTGGTGGCGCTTTAAAATATGTAAATACAGCCACTGCCCAATATAGTTTTGAATCTCCTGATTCTACTACTTTAACTAGCTCTGTTACAGCTAACAATACTATCTATCCTGAATCTATTGTCATTACTCCTAACGTCATAAAAACTGCTAATACTAATGTTGCATCTGTTAGTGATGTTATCACTTATACTATTACTGCTGAAAATACTAGTAATTCAACTCCTATTACTAACGTGACTTTAACTGATATTCTTCCTAGTGGTTTATCTTTTAATGCTGGATCTTTAAAAATAAATAATACTCCTAATAGTGGTTCTCCTGTAACAGGTGTATCTATAGGTAATATTAATCCTAATGCCACAACTACTATTGAATTCTCTGCTACTATTAATACAAAACCTGTTAATGGAACTAGTTATGTCAATACTGCTAATATAGCATATCAATTCAATAGTCCTGCTGGAAATATATCAAATACTGTTACTTCAACTAATACCATATATTCTGGTGATATTGTACCTAATCCAGAAGTTATTAAATCTTCTAATCCTAAATTTGCTGATGTAGGTGATGTAATAACTTATACTATAACTGTTAGAAATTCTAGTCCTTTATTAAATATCAGTAATGCCAATATAAAAGATACTTTACCATCAGGATTATCTTATAACCCTGACTCTTTAATTGTAAATGGTGTTCCTAATTCCGGTTCCATTATATCGGGAATAACCATTAATAATCTTAATTCAAATGCTACTGCTACTGTTAATTATACTGCTACCGTTACAGATCCTCCTAGTGGTAACTTACCATATACTAATTCTATAAATGTAGACTATAACTATGTGTTCCCTGATGGTTCTAATTTTAGAGACAATGTAACATCTACCAATAACTTATATCCAAATAATATACTTGTTAAACCTACATTATCTTTATCTGTAGATAAAAATAATGTTTCTACTGGAGATACTATAAATTTTACAGTATTAGTTTCTAATAATAACTCTACAACCATCGAAAATCCAATATTAACTGATATATTACCAAATGGTCTAGAATATATTCAAGGAACTTTAAAAATTGATGGAGCTTATTCATCAGATTCTTTAAGAACAGGAGTTACTCTTCCTAATATGCCTCAAAATAGTTCTCATACTATAACATTCTCAGTTAATGTAAATACTCCTCCTAATACTGGTATGGAATATACTAACTATGTAACTTTAAACTACAATTTTCAAAGTTCTATGGGTAACTTAACTAATACTATTAATAGTAATACTGTAAATATTATTAATAATGATGTAGGCGTTAAGCCAATAACTTTTAAAAATTATGTCTATAGAACTAATAAAAATACCTCTATTAAAGAAACTTTAACTGCCGCTAATATTAATAACTCCCCTATGTTATTCACTATGATAGATGCTCCCATTAATGGCTTTGCAGCTATTAATGAATATGGAACATTTAGATATACTCCTAAAGTAAACTTCGTAGGAACTGATAGATTTATTGTATCTGCAACTAATGATTTAGGTGGTTCGACTAATATAACTGTAATCATATTAGTCGAAGAATTTCCACAGTCCTTGAATTATGCTATCAATTGTAAAAAGTAA